The following proteins are encoded in a genomic region of Trichoplusia ni isolate ovarian cell line Hi5 chromosome 18, tn1, whole genome shotgun sequence:
- the LOC113502787 gene encoding uncharacterized protein LOC113502787 — MSGGGGGGLMSCVREGSLEPPYRPPITDTHNHGEGRTGRFLRGLRRMFKRRGSGARADASPDPKSSSTSELLDADRHARRKEGAYGSGLSVSHDSVFTGERSGDESSDERPTPAHGLAHVATSHRVSTFGKLKVWCHMGQ; from the exons AtgtcgggcggcggcggcgggggccTCATGTCGTGTGTCCGCGAGGGCTCGCTGGAGCCGCCTTACCGACCGCCCATCACCGACACACACAACCATG GCGAGGGGCGTACAGGGCGATTCCTGCGCGGTCTGCGGCGCATGTTCAAGCGGCGCGGCAGCGGCGCCCGCGCAGATGCCTCTCCCGACCCCAAGAGCAGTTCCACGTCAGAGCTGCTGGACGCTGACCGACATGCACGGAGAAA AGAGGGCGCGTATGGCAGCGGGCTGTCGGTGTCCCACGACTCGGTGTTCACGGGCGAGCGCTCCGGAGACGAGTCGAGCGACGAGAGACCCACTCCTGCGCATGGACTTGCACATGTCGCCACATCGCACCGGGTAAGTACTTTTGGAAAGCTCAAGGTATGGTGTCATATGGGCCAGTGA